The following coding sequences lie in one Candidatus Eisenbacteria bacterium genomic window:
- a CDS encoding acyl carrier protein, producing MTAGATDARIREFILGKFPLAKKRGVRDDDPLLRTGILDSLGILEVVSFLESEFQIVVADEELVPESFETIATIARFVDGKRASGAATG from the coding sequence GTGACGGCCGGCGCGACCGACGCGCGCATCCGCGAGTTCATCCTCGGCAAATTCCCCCTGGCGAAGAAGCGCGGCGTCCGGGACGACGACCCCTTGCTTCGCACCGGAATCCTCGACTCCCTGGGAATCCTCGAGGTCGTCTCGTTCCTCGAGAGCGAGTTCCAGATCGTCGTCGCCGACGAGGAGCTCGTGCCCGAGAGCTTCGAGACGATCGCCACGATCGCCCGCTTCGTCGACGGCAAGCGGGCGAGCGGCGCCGCGACGGGGTAG
- a CDS encoding acyl-CoA ligase (AMP-forming), exosortase A system-associated, translated as MDFLVHHMLRASAARLPGKEALVHGNRRLAYAEVWSQTGGVAQGLRNAGIERGDRIGIYLDASIEQSISIFAISRAGGAYVPINGVLFPDQVGHIATDCRMRGLVTSAPKLESIAPILGSIPSLEFLIVTDSDGSARPPAGVTLPIHSYEALAAAAPSGHELEASISKDLAAILYTSGSTGKPKGVMLSHANVMAGATIVSTYLEITEEERILAVLPFSFDAGMNQIMTAFQRGATCVLKPFVFAREVVTALRDEKITGLAGVPTLWSLLTQPSSSLHKSEYPHLRYITNTGGAMPQDVLAALRRMLPTTKIFLMYGLTEAFRSTYLPPSELDRRPTSMGKAIPDTEIILVDADGRRCGPGETGELVHRGPTVSMGYWGQPELTAERLRPNPFVPVEVGTDEKVCYSGDLVRMDEDGFLYFVGRRDNMIKSSGFRISPTEVEEVIFQSGRVQMAAVIGVPDAVLGQSITAFVVPAEGNSLDAEALRVHCAEKMPAYMVPKVFEILDRMPRTSSGKVDYPSLRRRAGV; from the coding sequence GTGGATTTCCTGGTTCACCACATGCTCCGCGCGAGCGCGGCGCGCCTGCCCGGGAAGGAAGCGCTCGTTCACGGGAACCGGAGGCTCGCCTACGCCGAGGTCTGGAGTCAGACCGGCGGCGTCGCCCAGGGACTCCGGAATGCCGGGATCGAGCGCGGCGACCGGATCGGGATCTATCTCGACGCGTCGATCGAGCAATCCATCTCCATCTTCGCGATCTCGCGCGCGGGCGGGGCCTACGTGCCCATCAACGGGGTTCTCTTCCCGGACCAGGTCGGCCACATCGCGACCGACTGCCGCATGCGCGGCCTCGTCACGTCCGCCCCGAAGCTCGAGTCCATCGCTCCGATCCTCGGCTCGATCCCGAGTCTCGAGTTCCTGATCGTGACGGACTCCGACGGGTCCGCGCGACCGCCCGCCGGCGTCACTCTCCCGATCCACTCGTACGAGGCGCTCGCCGCGGCCGCGCCCTCGGGCCACGAGCTCGAGGCCTCGATCTCGAAGGACCTCGCCGCGATCCTCTACACCTCCGGTTCGACGGGAAAGCCGAAGGGCGTCATGCTGAGCCACGCGAACGTGATGGCGGGCGCGACGATCGTCTCCACGTATCTCGAGATCACGGAGGAGGAGCGCATCCTCGCGGTCCTCCCGTTCAGCTTCGACGCCGGCATGAACCAGATCATGACGGCGTTCCAGCGGGGCGCGACGTGCGTGCTGAAGCCCTTCGTCTTCGCTCGCGAGGTCGTGACCGCGCTCCGCGACGAGAAGATCACGGGGCTCGCCGGCGTCCCCACGCTCTGGAGCCTCCTCACGCAGCCGAGCTCGTCGCTCCACAAGTCGGAGTACCCGCACCTCCGGTACATCACGAACACCGGAGGCGCGATGCCGCAGGACGTGCTGGCCGCGCTCCGGCGCATGCTCCCGACGACGAAGATCTTTCTCATGTACGGACTGACCGAGGCATTCCGGTCCACGTACCTTCCACCCTCCGAGCTGGACCGCCGCCCGACCTCGATGGGGAAGGCGATCCCCGATACGGAGATCATCCTCGTGGACGCCGACGGGCGCCGCTGCGGTCCCGGGGAAACCGGTGAGCTGGTGCATCGCGGCCCCACCGTGTCGATGGGGTACTGGGGGCAGCCCGAGCTCACCGCGGAGCGGCTCCGTCCGAACCCGTTCGTTCCGGTGGAAGTCGGGACCGACGAGAAGGTCTGCTACTCGGGCGACCTCGTGCGCATGGACGAGGACGGCTTCCTCTACTTCGTCGGACGCCGCGACAACATGATCAAGTCGTCGGGCTTCCGCATCAGCCCGACCGAGGTGGAAGAGGTGATCTTCCAGAGCGGCCGCGTGCAGATGGCGGCCGTGATCGGCGTTCCCGACGCGGTGCTGGGCCAGTCCATCACCGCGTTCGTCGTTCCCGCGGAAGGGAACTCGCTCGACGCGGAGGCGCTCCGCGTCCACTGCGCCGAGAAGATGCCGGCCTACATGGTCCCGAAGGTCTTCGAGATCCTCGACCGCATGCCGAGGACGAGCAGCGGCAAGGTGGACTATCCCTCCCTGAGACGCCGCGCGGGGGTGTAG